Part of the Maniola jurtina chromosome 22, ilManJurt1.1, whole genome shotgun sequence genome is shown below.
AACTGGTTTGTTTTCAGTGAACAGCAACAAAAGCAAATTGATCGGGCAGCTGCAAAAACAGAGGTGTGTATTATTGTGTGTACTGACAGCTAACATTTACTGATGCAGGTGACCAACAATTAGGTCGCCGGAGCGTAACCAAGGACAGATATTTCTGTCCGTTATAACTGCGGATGATTTGCGGATATAACCGCAAAATTGAACGCTTAATAGCTGGTTCTTTCATATCCAATTTACTCAATCTAACTACTGTAAAATTGTAGATTAGAATCGGATAGAATACAAACATTTCGTAACGACTCAAATTAACCTTTACAAATAGTATAATtttaagtgtaaaaaaaaaaaaaaaattatattattaataatataatttttcttaGTGCAAAAAAATTTTACGacacatttcaccgcgtttaatagcctcatcgggtgacaaaaaggctggctcattttttgcgcaacggatcagcctggctgtccaacgcggaaatgcagccagtattcttggtactattccacgcgggcatgatttgtatagtatttagataaggctagctttaacttttattgtaatattttcaaaaaaaaaaagagtaattACAATATATACATAAACGAGTAGCTATCTACTTAAAGCTGGTTTATTAGCGCCGCCGGCCGTCCAGTAAttaattttcacaatttttatataattgttataatgaaatattttaggATGGCGATGAGGCTGGTCCAACATACGCCAATGCTCCACCTAAACCACGACGAGCCAACGACGGATATAATTCACCCAGTCCGGATATGTAAGctgattttttgtttttttattaacatcCCATTAATTGCAATTTAGATTGTACATTTGCATTTCAttggttttaaataattttacaggTACGATCCAAATTATGATCTACTCAAAAAACCCGCATCACACTACAGTCAAGGCACTAGTCACACTCGATACCAGGACACAACCTACAGCACAAAACAGGAGATATACACACGCAGCCCGCAATCACCGCCCTCGCAATCGCAACCGCCTTACCAAACGAAAAGACCTTACGACATGCAGCAACTCTCTTTACCCTTATCAAAGACTGCTTACGACAATCCCGAAAAAACTCCAAACGCCCCGTCTATTAATAAGTCTAATCCTCAATCTCCTTATTTTGATAATAGGTCAGCTAGAAACCAGCAACAACAGTCGCAAGAagacaaaattgaaaatttatatgaAAAGAAATCCCATTACAATCCTTTTTTACAAGATTGTGGAGGAAGGCTAGAACAAAAAACGAAAGATGATGAAAAAAGTAGATCTATTGCAGAATCGAATAAAACATCGATTTATAATGAAAGTTACCCTGAGTCTCGAACCAACTCAAAGACATACGTTGATACTAATATGTACGGAAGAGAAGTTTATGGTGACGTAAATATGAAGGCAAATAAACCAAGTACAATGAATGAACGACTGGCTGAGAGGCGAACTCCTGATGCCTATGGTAGAGCAGCAGTCATGTCAGCCtataatacagaaaaaattggAGACTACGAAGATATTTATGCAGCTTATGGAAATGAAACTGGAAAAGCATACGCTAAATCACCAAATCCCTCACAGCCCCGGGATACTATTAGTTTATCTAGTCACAAATCGCCGCAAGATCAACATACCAACTCTGTAAGTATtattgaaattcttattatactttaagtaaaaataattcagATTGATTGAAAtgataggtaaattaaaatcaaaatatctcTGTTTCAGGTGACAGATAAAACGTTTAGTGGACCCTCAGTGTTGCGGAGGAAAAAAATGCAAGCGAGTGGTGTTCAGCCACCAATGCCGCGCCCTCATAGTGCAGATTTTTTGGAATATGAATCCAAAAATGAAACACTTTATAAAGTAACACCAACTCGAAATATGCATGATCCACCAAAACAACCACCACGGCCAAAGTCTAGTCTGGATATTAACTCCTACTATGACCCGAGTTCAGATAAATATTACTCTGAGGAAAGTTATGCACAAAAAATGCGTCAATCAGCACAATATTTGCAACAACAGGGCCTAGCGCCCAAAAATATACAAATGCCATTAGAAAAATACGCCAGCGGTCTAGCTGAGAAACAATTACATTCTCCGTATACTCACCCAATTAACAATAACTATGAAACTGAATTTAGTAATAATAGAAACATTCGTGATAATGTAAGTTATAATTCAAAATATAGCGACCTTGAAGGATTGAATTCTAATTGGacgttaaaagaaaaagaattagAAACTCaaaaagattatttaaataGAAGCGGTAGTGTAATGAGTGATGGTTCACACATCAGTGGATATGTTAAGGAGGCTGGTAAATTTGATCCAGGAATAGAAGGATTTATGAGATCGGCGAGCGCTAGACTACCGTCATCTACTGAAAGAGAAGGAGAAAAGAAAGTACAGCAGGTTATTATTAGATAAatcttctatacatataaaaagacttgtctactgactgactgatctgtcaatgCAAAGCCATCCACTGGGATTAGAACTTGAAATAATGACTCTGGGTTCCTTACGTAATGTAGGCGCTAGCAAAAGATGTTTACTTTTCTtctctatctacctacttacctaagggGGTTATATCATGGGTGAAAGTTTGTAGGAAAGTCCTTCATATTTCAAGATGTgttcatgaaaattggtatttgcgCTTTTGGTCAAAGTAAGAATTTCAGGGTTTTCGGGATTTCAAACCAAGCTAGGCcgggtcagctagtaaatttTACAATAGTAAAAAACTTCGTTTAAATGAACGCAGCAAACGTTTGCTAGACgataatataacatttttaacaCTTTCAGCGTGAAGAATCAATGAAAAGATTGCTTGAGTGGAAACAGAGAATGTTACAATCTCCACTTACGAGAAAGAGCACTCCAGCTACTATATCTTTATCCAGATCCTTGAATCAAAGTCGTCAATCATTAAGATCTGATCAGTACAAACCTAAAACGTATAAAAATGCTTCTTATAACAGCTATTCTTCGGATGATGAAGGTatgattatgatattattatatttagactaaataacaatttaacttttaaataaaattgaatcctGTAGTATAATTAAGTATTCAGTATTGACTATTATTGACGGCAGCATGAATAacttgttaaattaaaaaaaactataagcATGTATAATATCTTTAATGTTCTTTATTAATGCAtgaattatttaaaagttattaaaaaccGTATTATAAGGTAATATATTTCAATATATCGTAAGTAAAGAATTTAAGATCAAGTCATGTAAAAAATttatgtgtatttttttaattaagaatttctatactaatactaattaaATTTAACTTCATCATTAAATATTCAGAAAAAGTTGAAAGTCAAGTAGCTatgagtaatatttttattattatacaattattGATTCTTAtgcatattatgttataatttaCCTACAATTTACAACAATATAATTTATGATGACTTCGCTTAAAGGAAAGGTACCTTCCTGCCTGCTGGGACATAGTGTTACTATTACTAACATGATATTTTACTAGTTTAGTACAGGTGGTGGGCTCTGGATATTATTTTGGTGGTATTGTACGAGTAGTTgcattgttttaatatttcgtATAGACTTTTACAgtcaaatatattattttactaacaaaataataacaacaaCAGATCAAAACTAGTTTCTTTCCTAATTATCCTTCTTAAAGAcataaacaaataatgaaatattGGTTTCGCTTTTGCACCCCAGAAGAAACATCGGGTACTGATCTGCAAAATACGAGCAATATACAGGCAGGAAGGTCCCATAAAGTACATATCGCAAGTCCTACCTTTACGCGACTGACTTCTCCGCACACGCTAAGCTCGCCCTCACTGGAAGAACATACTCCCATTACAGATAAAGAAATCCCAAAATGTATAGAGAACGTGTATGAAAATATCCTTTGTACAGTTTCAATCCCTAAAGTAGAAAACGACGATATTGATAATGATACACACAAAGAAAAGGAAAATGATTCCGACATGTCACTTCAAACCAAAGTATTGCAAAATCAAGCTATTCTGCCAAATGAAATGGAAGAAGATGGTTATGAAACGCAAAACAGTGAAGCAGAATCTGAAACGCAAATTGAATATACGGATAATGATTTAGATGAAGTATTATTAGCATCGGATACTGAAAACGAAAACTATAGCGAAAATAAGTTAGATAAGGAAAATACAACAATCAATAAAGAAGAAACGGATACTGAAATAGAAGCACCTACTGTGCGCACTTTGGGTGAAGATCATTATCTACCTATGAGTCCTCGAAAAATGTCAGCAATTGAGCCGGCCCATAAAACAATTTTAGAGAACTTAAGCGTGTTTGATCACACAATGCCTACAACTTATGAAGATAATCCTTACGTGGAGATGAATTTGGGCACTGAAGATGACGATACGCAGGCATATGAAATAGTTTGTGTGAATAATGGTAAAGCAGAACCTGTTTATATGGAATTGAATCATGTTGATTTGGAGAAATCtactcctgatgaagtgaaaactgatTGCGTATCAGATACAGCCTCAAATTTTGCAGATACAAAAGAACGAACATTGAAGAGAATATCTAAGatcgataaaaatataaaagagaAAGCGGATTCATCTGATACTGAAGAGGAAAGTTCTAAAGATGTTTCGCTGGATATGCCGTTTTCCAGATTTAGCATTTCAGATAATTTTCGACCAGCATCATATTACCTTAGCGGTAGCAGAACTATTTTAGATAGACAGGATAGTTCAGATAGTGACATCGTACCTCCTCCACCTATACCAACCTCTTCTCCACCCTTTGATGATTTACTAGATGAAGAGCTATCTAAATATATTTTGGATAAATTAGATAAATCTGATCTACCGCAAGATAATTCAATAATCAAAATGTTAACGAGTGAAAatcaaaatctaaataaaatgaaaagaaaaacaaCATCTTTAATGATTTATGGAAGTCGCACTTCTATTCATGACACGCTTACTCGAGGTGAAAAAGTTCGCAGCAGTAGAGCAAGCTTAACACTTGAAAGAAATAAAGTCAGTGAAACACCAAATAATGTACTTAGTAATTCCATTATAGAACAACACAATATAAGTTGTAATGAAACAGATTCTTTGAGAAGTTATAATGCGGATAAAGCTTCATCGAGGTTATCAGTGGAATCGGACACTAGTAGTAGATTTGAAATGACACCTTCAAACGTTTCTTCTGAAATTACAAGTTTAGTAGGTTCTGACTCAATGGTGGATTTACGACATTCCTATGAAGCTTACAATTTTGAAAATGCTATGAAACGAAGACCTCTTTCTGATGATTCTATATTTGAGCTTACGGAATGCGAAAATATTGCAGCAAATGTAAattcttttaatattaatttcgaTGAATATTTAGAAAGTTTGGAAGCATCTACGACTGAAGTGAACACTGTAATACCAACCTCAAAAATCAACAATACAAATACTGCTTCTATACCAACAGCTACAAACAGTAGTTGTGCGAATAAAAATACTACCTTAGaccaaattcaaaatatacatATGCGTTCTTCAAGTACTCCTATCGGCCAAAATGCAATAATTCATCCTGATAAAGATAGGAATAGTACAGGGCATCAgtatatttataacaataatcaGAGTTTCGAACACGTAGGATCACAAAGTTCTTGTAGTTCAGCTGGAATACCGAAATCGCCATTATCTTTTTACAGTAAAAGCTTTAACAGAGATAcattgaaaaagaaaaacttaaatAGTGACATCCTGGCTgataaaattaaagagtttgaAAGTGAAAAACTATCTATAAGGCATAGCAATGAAACAACTGTATCTTCTACTACAACTGGATTTCATAGTAGAGAGAGTTCTGCTGAACACAGTGCACCATATTATTATTCAGACCTATCCTCACAAGAGCATATTAATGTTCTACCAATATCGCATTATTTGAAAAACACTAATATTCACCGTAAATTAAATAATCAACGTAGAAGGGGACCAATGCACAGAAAGAATGAAATTTCGCACATTCATAATCCTATACGCGATAACGATGTGTTATTGTCTGAACAGCCGTTTGATTTAGCTGCCTCTGCCAGGAGCGTTTCTGTTGAATTTTTAAGTGTGGTAGAAAAAACCCCAgacatagatttaaaaaatatatatgaatCCAGTAGTAGCAAAATTTCTAAAATTCCGGAGTCAATGAATTTGATATCTAGTCTTGGgtgtaaaaaaagtttaaaaaataaaaattgtgagCAAAGCTCTTCATTAGTGGGAAATAACATAAGCCATAATAGTATACATGGTAGCCCCTCACATAAAGTTTCTTCAGGCAGTATGTCCTCCCATTGTAGTGGGAATTCATCGAATACTGTTTATTATGATGCTGAAACAGAAACAAGTGcctatgaaaatgttttgtatcAAGGAGAGAAACATTGGGATGAAGATGTTTTATGGCGAGATAATTTGAGACGGGTATCACATAGGCACGCCCGTTCTATGGATGATTTAGACTCTTTACCTATTGAACGTTCATTATCAGACAGGTCCTATACAAATGCATCTGCGATGAATAGTATTAAGcgcgttaaaaaaaatattcaggatagAAGTACAAAAAGTGTCACCTATGTTAATTGTGATATTCAAGGCCAAGTTCAAAGACAACGAGACTGCAGTACTCAGGAAATGAAACAAGGTCCCAGTGAAGAAAAAGATGAAAATGATGTTTATGTAAGACTAGTAAAAGATGCCGAAATTTTGAATGAACAATCTGATGAAGGAGTATACGAACAGTTAACTATAGGTTCATCGGAAAATTCACTTACGCTGCAAGACGTAGCGTGCAATTCTCAAAGAAGTCAGGGTAAGAATAGACGAAGGTTCGAAATAGATAGAGAAAATCTTAGACAGTGGGATTTAATGTCTAGCGGCTTAATGAAAAGTGAGGTAGGGCGCGTGCGGAGTGTAGTTGCAGGTTTGGCTACCAATGAGCCTAATTGTGACAGGGAGGTAGACAGAGCAAGCAATGAAGGTATCTTATAACATAATATGGCCCTGTAAGGTTCAAGATGTAAGTTCCATTTATCTTGtgattttcaacaaaatattagaaaaaaataaacataatgtacaTAAATTACCGTTTTGTATGGTACCTACTGTCATAACTTGATaagtgcaaaaaaatatttatgtattttggtTTAATAATTGGGTTAAACACGATAAGGTGTCTATAAACACATTTGGCAATTGGCATGCAACACTTAACATGGATTTTGTGTTATAATCAATatctaatgtaaataataattttaaaaggtACTAATACATCATGTACAAACACTTTATCATGTTTTTACCACCTATATTGAATCATAAACTGTGgaattatgtaatttaaaaaaaaggagaaATGTATGATATTGACTTTTACTGATTGCAGCTTCTATGACTATGTCAGGCACAAATGTAGAACCCGGctctaacaataataataataccactAACATAAGCCAGCAAACTTTGTCAAAGAAAGCATTCCTCGGAAGTAACACGTCGATCGGAAGGAGCAATAGGGACGGAAACATACCTGTGCGAGCTGTAAGTCCTAGAGTACGGTGGGTCGAAGAAAAACCACCTAATGAACAGTATTGTTCACAACAGCTAACAGCGTCACAGCAGAATGTAAGTAAACTCTAAATAAACAACATAAAAGTTAATCAATCTCAATACTTAGTTTTTAATTAGTGAATGGCATACTAGTAAACTGTAAAAGCGGAAAGCACAAATTCTAAAATACTGAAAAGTATTTTGAAGAGTAATCAATTGAATTAAATTCTTTTCAGTTGAACACAATAACCGGAACGGAAGACGCATGGACGACCGTAAGGTCACCATCAAGAGTTTTACAACAACCCATTAGGGCAGTTAGTCCTAGAGTAAGAAGAAACACTGAACAAGACGATATGGTATGTAAAATAATGTTCAATGTAGGCAGCGTAAAGTAGTTGATtggtttatcatttttatatgtatcacttttgttttgttttcattacgcATTTTGACTTAGTTCTGCTTCCTGTTTTGTTGCAATAGCGTAAGAACATCCAAAATCAAGAATCAAGTGAAGTGCCCACGGCTGGAGAGCTCTTGGGAAGAAGTCATGAAGAACTAGTATTGCTTTTGATTCAATTGAGACGACGTCACGCAGCTACCCATCGTTCTATTGAGCAATGCTGTATTCAGATTAGTAGTATTGAGGTGCTTTTTTATGCTTTTTGTAATGTTCATATTTATCACTGTACTTTCGCTTTTTTGTTAGTGCATTTtggtttgatttttaaatttttttattgttatgacTTCATGTTTATTTTTACGATGGTTAATTTTCTAATATAACAAATGCCTTACAGGACTGCCTAAGTTCCCTCAAAGCTATGGAACGGGAAGAAAGCCTTCAGCGTTTGGAACAGTTAAAGTCACAACTAATGGAATTAGAGAATCATTATGAAAAGAGTAAACCGTTAGTACAATTGGTTGACAATATGGTGAAACTTGGGTCTTTGTATAACAGACCTGGTTCGACTATTGAAAGGCTGGAGCGAAATCAAAGGCTCAGACAAAAAGTTCTTGCGGAGCATGCTGTGGAACAACAAAGGTCAGAATCCTTTTTTATCAAAGAAATGTATTTTTACTTCCTCAATGGATGTCGGTCTACAATCATCATCACCCTTCTACATTTTTCTACATTCTTCGTTTGTTTCTGTTCTCTACGTCTTTATTCCACATTGTTATTCCTCCTAATTTCCATAGGTCTTCTTCAACTAATCAATTGAATTTCAGATGGCTCGAAAGTGCAGCAGCTGGTAAGCCCTTAGAAACTGAAGCTGCGAGAGTAAGAGTTGCTGAATTATGGGCATTAGAGCAAGAACTGGCAGACGAGGCCGCCATACTTCAAGGTCTTAAGACTGATAAAGACGCTATTGACTCGCTGCTTTCTGGTAAATTATTCACATTTATCAACAACCACTTATAACAGTCAgtattatgaaatttggtttgGACCTAAGAAATCTTTGATatagttacaaattacaatcgaTTTACCTAGAGTAATCTcgatttattaaaattgataCTTTGTATCGACGTCTCTAataaatgttttactttttaattggATATTTCACTTAATTCCTTAGTGAATGTGGTCTACATTTACTCTTCGTTTATTTCATTTAGTACGTCTTTATTCCACAGTGTTAAATTTACTAATTTTCGCAGGTGTCCTACGTAATTTATTCTCATTTTTTAatgctaaaatattatatatttatcttgtttgtttattaatttttaatctagTAGAACGTTTTTTTTCATACTAactaatctaaatctaaattttGCCGTTTCAGGAGTTCGTAGCAAGCTCGATAGTGTGAACGTCGGCACGCGAGCACAGCCCTCGGGCTTGGAGGCAGAGTTGGCGCGAGTGCATGCCATGCTGGCGCACAATTCTAAGGTTTATAAGGTTTTTAGCTATACCatgcactttttattttattcattgttaTATACTcattaacataatttttatcccggttCCTTTAGTAGTACAAACAGTCCCTCGTTTTGGTTACTTGTTTTCGTATGtgctttttgtttttattttgtgagAGTTCTAACTCGGTGCAAGATTGCATGTTATGCAAGTAATAGGATAGAGTTAATATCTACAAAATCCCTATCACCAAATGAAACTAAGAAAAATCTAAGAAAAATTCACATCTACCTttatatttagtttaactttcgtAATGTATGTCTCACTATTTTTGTTAACAGCATATTATAATTGACTTCTGTgtataatttagaatatttatatgtataacttGGGCGACTATATTTTGATTTATCCATGGTAGGGCAAAAATAGTTCTCCACAAATCCTTAAAGCCTTTTTCTCTTTCAACTCACCGAAGATTTTTTGTTTAACAGAAACTAGAGCAAACGGTAGCGGATAACGCACGGTTGGAACGGGAATTGCATCACCTACGTCGCGCACTGCGCGCTCAACGTGCTAACATTCATGCTCAACCCTCGCATCCCACTGCTATGTTAGAAGATGGTAAGCATTAGAACAATCTATTGAAAGTTCTTTTACATTATCTTGATTTATTACATATGCCTTTACATGATATTAATCCATCATTATTTGGATGATTTTGAACGTAACTTTCATttattgaattttccaaaacgtTTTAAGCTAAGAGAGAGTAAGAGTACTGCAGCAGAGCATTTCACGAGTaattaatcaaagaaaaaaattagCTACGGCTTGTAAACAAACTGCTGGCGTCTCGTTATCATTACAACCGCTTTTGTACTTTTTGTGTTGACTAGTCAATTTCCTTTGAATTAGCGAGAAAATTTGAGTACCTGAACTATCATAATTTAACTTTACCCGGGCCAGTCTGTAAAGATCAGCTAAAATTCAAGCGAGGACATACTTTGAACAAATATTGCCTTATTCTAACTGTAATGTAtgttttactagccgatgcccgcgacttcgcccgcgtggatttaggtttttcgaaatcccgtgggaactctttgattttccgggataaaaagtagcctatgtgctaatccaggatattatctatctccattctaaattttagccaaatccgtccagtagtttttgcgtgaaggagtaacaaacatacacacacacacacacacacacacacacacacacacatacaaactttcgcctttataatattagtgtgattgcagaGGTAACACGGGTACAACACTTGGTGTCGGCGCTTCAGCGTCAGCGTCAAGAGCTCAGTCGGGCTGTACGACATCTCACGCAGCAGTCACATGCTTTACAGATTACTCATGACTCTATGCCTGGTAAGTTACAGTTCAAACTTCTGCTTCCTTATCTTTTTACAATTATtcaaatgataagaaagcttgctTAACAAAgttgcttaacagctttgatagttcgaATAAGTTGGAGAGATTTTGTtcagtagtagtagtataaagaatacccggctgagtttattgtgggctcttctcagacttgggcgcgtttgaaaccctcatagctatagttttaaatttacgtaattaattaccaccactatatcatcttacaaatctaacattTCTGACCGTCAAAAAGAGTACCTACAATGTCAACTCTTTTGAACAAATGATTTGTCTTTTGTCTTTCCTTTAGTCAGTGTGGCTTAGTTACAATAGTGCATTAGTCGAGTGTCATAGTCGCAAGTGTGATCTTTCTCGCTCTCTGGTATCTTCCACCTTGCCGTACACTATAAGAGGTTCGATGGAATCACTCTCACCCTAAGAGACGAATCCGAAGAGTTTCAGTACGCGACTCTGTACTGACGCTGAAAGATTTTGTTTAGTGCCAAATTTTTAGAGTATAGAGACGTTTTTAGAGACGAGAAACGAAAGTTAATATTTAGGCAGGTACATTATAAGTTATGAATATATCGCACTGTTAAAGCAAAAGCTTTATTCATTTCAGGCAAACGTCGCCCAATGTCGTCGTGGCAAGAAACAAATTTGGACACGGGACACACTATCGATCATGGCCATTCAGAGTATGATTACGATATGACAGGACCCGT
Proteins encoded:
- the LOC123877067 gene encoding uncharacterized protein LOC123877067 isoform X3, encoding MENKKNVTATQQPITQQHIMAHHVHPDQIYSPQHSQLPAHVNNQSTQIQPNGVMHQLLQSQYQSNMNARSPLLENRHEMYGTGHNHDYARHYGANDNYNYPQSPPRLERTEIHTDHNVNHELLHNIPKGYNAEVYQDYLKRNPPKDSNQIYQNHQPMYRTNVNQYGAKPYLPYSNRIGPQSNTELLRKQYNEIQQMKMQQQMHYQNQAQMHQQQKFAERQLLLQQIHGVQPPPNLQNSIYSDSSYRDLDRYSSKTDFKDYSSTDLSKDLDRYSKNNEYKDLQNRHYQDTHWQSNQGDFRELERQRPEQDKAKSNSPPSDFNQKNFDMISPMKSSESSTPTIKSPSSDSRRSSSGTQLRSPTAQRIPSAPVTLSGMLYKQGSDGLKVWRKRWFVLSEYCLFYYKSQDEEKLLGSVLLPSYKVSACTAEDKVMRKFAFKLEHANMRTYVLAALDQEAMMKWVKALTLAALMQTSNEQQQKQIDRAAAKTEDGDEAGPTYANAPPKPRRANDGYNSPSPDMYDPNYDLLKKPASHYSQGTSHTRYQDTTYSTKQEIYTRSPQSPPSQSQPPYQTKRPYDMQQLSLPLSKTAYDNPEKTPNAPSINKSNPQSPYFDNRSARNQQQQSQEDKIENLYEKKSHYNPFLQDCGGRLEQKTKDDEKSRSIAESNKTSIYNESYPESRTNSKTYVDTNMYGREVYGDVNMKANKPSTMNERLAERRTPDAYGRAAVMSAYNTEKIGDYEDIYAAYGNETGKAYAKSPNPSQPRDTISLSSHKSPQDQHTNSVTDKTFSGPSVLRRKKMQASGVQPPMPRPHSADFLEYESKNETLYKVTPTRNMHDPPKQPPRPKSSLDINSYYDPSSDKYYSEESYAQKMRQSAQYLQQQGLAPKNIQMPLEKYASGLAEKQLHSPYTHPINNNYETEFSNNRNIRDNVSYNSKYSDLEGLNSNWTLKEKELETQKDYLNRSGSVMSDGSHISGYVKEAGKFDPGIEGFMRSASARLPSSTEREGEKKVQQREESMKRLLEWKQRMLQSPLTRKSTPATISLSRSLNQSRQSLRSDQYKPKTYKNASYNSYSSDDEASMTMSGTNVEPGSNNNNNTTNISQQTLSKKAFLGSNTSIGRSNRDGNIPVRAVSPRVRWVEEKPPNEQYCSQQLTASQQNLNTITGTEDAWTTVRSPSRVLQQPIRAVSPRVRRNTEQDDMRKNIQNQESSEVPTAGELLGRSHEELVLLLIQLRRRHAATHRSIEQCCIQISSIEDCLSSLKAMEREESLQRLEQLKSQLMELENHYEKSKPLVQLVDNMVKLGSLYNRPGSTIERLERNQRLRQKVLAEHAVEQQRWLESAAAGKPLETEAARVRVAELWALEQELADEAAILQGLKTDKDAIDSLLSGVRSKLDSVNVGTRAQPSGLEAELARVHAMLAHNSKVYKKLEQTVADNARLERELHHLRRALRAQRANIHAQPSHPTAMLEDEVTRVQHLVSALQRQRQELSRAVRHLTQQSHALQITHDSMPGKRRPMSSWQETNLDTGHTIDHGHSEYDYDMTGPVMPPGHYGQSVETPLYVDTRTPGMDVASPLNSEDMQHTAFGNLSNVEKQEIKTVRIVKRESERRQRDRERSLQPLSDWSSTNITANIDQFLEEELVQPINNYRASSLPRTDYSKYEEYYAKPQNTEPPNYLGLNDKNMQQSPKYPSSPSLSNYDYSRDISSLSSSYHKTYDRSAGYDRTISLSTQYLNSPTDSSRTLTNDPMSKTSSIVSLTRSNMELSPIFKSEAAKQIITEMSGEPKNGSLHRRQVPKEKRRHYTAPHHLSAKTLNEMPKDVYNQDALGRSLDDADMERALRGAAPDVVRSALPARRLPDSIDQLLAAPQKIIIPERYIPEKPPELSPEEQQKRQEKVESIKKMLTSSSADPSKSPDGQEKRQREHLLQMNQILAKQVTEMSKIIAVKALEELPLQDNTDDYEDRSPDVELPIYQQRDNFFT
- the LOC123877067 gene encoding uncharacterized protein LOC123877067 isoform X2, whose amino-acid sequence is MDLAVNLDREDYKMAAAPASCMGAEHGCVMFDCLVHLWEWIDPPVVQTEYQMENKKNVTATQQPITQQHIMAHHVHPDQIYSPQHSQLPAHVNNQSTQIQPNGVMHQLLQSQYQSNMNARSPLLENRHEMYGTGHNHDYARHYGANDNYNYPQSPPRLERTEIHTDHNVNHELLHNIPKGYNAEVYQDYLKRNPPKDSNQIYQNHQPMYRTNVNQYGAKPYLPYSNRIGPQSNTELLRKQYNEIQQMKMQQQMHYQNQAQMHQQQKFAERQLLLQQIHGVQPPPNLQNSIYSDSSYRDLDRYSSKTDFKDYSSTDLSKDLDRYSKNNEYKDLQNRHYQDTHWQSNQGDFRELERQRPEQDKAKSNSPPSDFNQKNFDMISPMKSSESSTPTIKSPSSDSRRSSSGTQLRSPTAQRIPSAPVTLSGMLYKQGSDGLKVWRKRWFVLSEYCLFYYKSQDEEKLLGSVLLPSYKVSACTAEDKVMRKFAFKLEHANMRTYVLAALDQEAMMKWVKALTLAALMQTSNEQQQKQIDRAAAKTEDGDEAGPTYANAPPKPRRANDGYNSPSPDMYDPNYDLLKKPASHYSQGTSHTRYQDTTYSTKQEIYTRSPQSPPSQSQPPYQTKRPYDMQQLSLPLSKTAYDNPEKTPNAPSINKSNPQSPYFDNRSARNQQQQSQEDKIENLYEKKSHYNPFLQDCGGRLEQKTKDDEKSRSIAESNKTSIYNESYPESRTNSKTYVDTNMYGREVYGDVNMKANKPSTMNERLAERRTPDAYGRAAVMSAYNTEKIGDYEDIYAAYGNETGKAYAKSPNPSQPRDTISLSSHKSPQDQHTNSVTDKTFSGPSVLRRKKMQASGVQPPMPRPHSADFLEYESKNETLYKVTPTRNMHDPPKQPPRPKSSLDINSYYDPSSDKYYSEESYAQKMRQSAQYLQQQGLAPKNIQMPLEKYASGLAEKQLHSPYTHPINNNYETEFSNNRNIRDNVSYNSKYSDLEGLNSNWTLKEKELETQKDYLNRSGSVMSDGSHISGYVKEAGKFDPGIEGFMRSASARLPSSTEREGEKKVQQREESMKRLLEWKQRMLQSPLTRKSTPATISLSRSLNQSRQSLRSDQYKPKTYKNASYNSYSSDDEASMTMSGTNVEPGSNNNNNTTNISQQTLSKKAFLGSNTSIGRSNRDGNIPVRAVSPRVRWVEEKPPNEQYCSQQLTASQQNLNTITGTEDAWTTVRSPSRVLQQPIRAVSPRVRRNTEQDDMRKNIQNQESSEVPTAGELLGRSHEELVLLLIQLRRRHAATHRSIEQCCIQISSIEDCLSSLKAMEREESLQRLEQLKSQLMELENHYEKSKPLVQLVDNMVKLGSLYNRPGSTIERLERNQRLRQKVLAEHAVEQQRWLESAAAGKPLETEAARVRVAELWALEQELADEAAILQGLKTDKDAIDSLLSGVRSKLDSVNVGTRAQPSGLEAELARVHAMLAHNSKKLEQTVADNARLERELHHLRRALRAQRANIHAQPSHPTAMLEDEVTRVQHLVSALQRQRQELSRAVRHLTQQSHALQITHDSMPGKRRPMSSWQETNLDTGHTIDHGHSEYDYDMTGPVMPPGHYGQSVETPLYVDTRTPGMDVASPLNSEDMQHTAFGNLSNVEKQEIKTVRIVKRESERRQRDRERSLQPLSDWSSTNITANIDQFLEEELVQPINNYRASSLPRTDYSKYEEYYAKPQNTEPPNYLGLNDKNMQQSPKYPSSPSLSNYDYSRDISSLSSSYHKTYDRSAGYDRTISLSTQYLNSPTDSSRTLTNDPMSKTSSIVSLTRSNMELSPIFKSEAAKQIITEMSGEPKNGSLHRRQVPKEKRRHYTAPHHLSAKTLNEMPKDVYNQDALGRSLDDADMERALRGAAPDVVRSALPARRLPDSIDQLLAAPQKIIIPERYIPEKPPELSPEEQQKRQEKVESIKKMLTSSSADPSKSPDGQEKRQREHLLQMNQILAKQVTEMSKIIAVKALEELPLQDNTDDYEDRSPDVELPIYQQRDNFFT